Proteins from a single region of Methanoculleus taiwanensis:
- the fxsT gene encoding FxSxx-COOH system tetratricopeptide repeat protein: MGAIIESILAGIIVSGLFFMLEGAAGDIRNASLREKIDDLQSTVVAQISPIVHDLENSENRDRIEAFLKSDDVSELVQRILAGKARRTEDSLPLIQEDFNAVCSRYVDDTKSPDVAEKLWKATLDGCEESLKNAIEDEELKLVVSIFSIQNGETLAAVADTSRKIDEISQKTAEELERRGFGKNREPEYPIRNIKHPRNPNFTGREDLLQDLRQTLTNSRNAALIQTINGLGGVGKTQLAIEYAYRHLEDYDIIWWLRSEDPATIADDYARLAEHLYLPVEDVNNIPEIIEAVQIFLARCAGWLLIFDNAPDPDAIRQFLPATTTGHVLITSRHQDWQCATEFPIDTFERPESLEFIQKRTGQDDESAADELARELGDLPLALEQAGAFIKETGMPIQDYLEAYRKKKLALLERRKAFDYAATVATTWGISFQKIQEQPDVGQVASDLLNLCAFFAPDDIPLNVIIQGSEYLPPDLSQACQDKWLLYETIGVIREYSLIEKQDDFLSIHRLVQEVIRSRLDRDEQRQWAGAAVQILDAAFPDDCENPQTWPECSLLLPHVLSVAGHAEDLNPTQMELGRLLNQAGTYLRERAEPKEALRITKRALIVHENTCGTDHPEVARTVNNLGSILYDLGDRQGAKKHFEQALIVHENTYGTDHPEVAQVVNNLGGVLYDLGDLQGAKEHFERALKIYEKVYGTEHPEVARVVNNLGGVLRDLGDRQGAKEHFERALSIDEKVYGTEHPGFARVVNNLGTVLYDLGDRQGAKERFERTLKIYENTYGTEHPEAAKILNNLGGVLRDLGDRQGAKEHYERALSIDEKVYGTEHPEVARAVNNLGTVLKALGDQQGAKEHFERALKIYEKVYGTEHPKVAQAVNNLGSVLYDLGDLQGAKGHFERALQIYEKVYGKKHPTVKKIRKNLRQVKIELNSCKARSHRIKRHTTW; encoded by the coding sequence GTGGGCGCAATCATTGAAAGTATTCTTGCCGGGATTATCGTAAGCGGTCTCTTTTTTATGCTCGAAGGGGCCGCAGGGGATATCCGTAATGCATCACTGCGAGAGAAAATAGATGATCTTCAGTCTACGGTTGTAGCACAAATATCACCCATCGTTCACGATCTGGAAAATTCAGAAAACCGAGATCGTATCGAAGCTTTTCTGAAGTCTGATGACGTGTCCGAACTTGTTCAAAGGATTTTAGCAGGAAAAGCTCGTCGAACTGAAGACAGTTTACCGTTAATTCAGGAAGACTTCAACGCTGTGTGTTCACGGTACGTTGATGATACCAAATCTCCCGATGTGGCTGAAAAACTTTGGAAGGCAACACTTGATGGCTGCGAGGAGTCCCTCAAGAACGCGATAGAAGATGAAGAACTCAAACTGGTTGTTTCGATATTTTCCATCCAGAATGGGGAGACGCTTGCCGCAGTTGCCGACACTTCCCGAAAAATCGATGAAATATCCCAAAAAACTGCAGAAGAATTAGAAAGGCGCGGCTTCGGAAAAAACCGCGAACCCGAATACCCCATTCGAAATATAAAGCATCCTCGAAACCCGAACTTCACGGGACGCGAGGATCTTTTGCAGGATCTCCGGCAGACATTGACGAATAGCCGTAATGCCGCCCTGATACAGACGATAAACGGTCTCGGCGGTGTTGGGAAAACCCAGCTTGCCATTGAGTATGCCTACAGACATTTGGAAGATTACGACATCATCTGGTGGCTGCGGTCAGAGGATCCTGCAACAATCGCAGACGATTATGCTCGGCTTGCCGAGCATCTCTACCTACCGGTAGAGGACGTTAATAATATTCCCGAAATTATCGAAGCCGTGCAGATCTTTCTTGCCCGCTGTGCGGGCTGGCTCCTCATCTTTGACAACGCACCCGATCCGGATGCTATCCGCCAATTCCTGCCGGCAACAACAACCGGGCATGTCCTCATTACATCCAGGCACCAGGATTGGCAATGTGCAACAGAGTTCCCGATAGACACATTCGAACGTCCCGAGTCGCTTGAGTTTATTCAGAAACGAACAGGACAGGACGACGAAAGTGCTGCAGATGAACTCGCCCGTGAACTCGGGGATCTACCGCTCGCACTCGAACAGGCCGGGGCTTTCATCAAGGAAACCGGGATGCCGATACAGGACTATCTGGAAGCATATCGCAAGAAGAAACTAGCACTTCTGGAAAGGAGGAAAGCCTTTGACTATGCAGCCACTGTGGCAACGACCTGGGGAATATCCTTCCAGAAGATCCAGGAACAACCTGATGTTGGGCAGGTCGCCAGTGACCTTCTGAACCTCTGTGCATTTTTCGCCCCGGATGACATCCCACTCAATGTTATCATTCAAGGTTCTGAATATCTCCCTCCGGATCTGTCTCAGGCATGCCAAGACAAATGGCTCCTATACGAAACTATTGGAGTGATCAGGGAATACTCCCTCATTGAAAAACAGGATGACTTCCTTTCCATTCACCGGCTGGTGCAGGAGGTCATCAGGAGCCGCTTGGATAGAGACGAACAGCGTCAATGGGCCGGGGCTGCTGTGCAGATTTTGGATGCTGCTTTTCCGGACGATTGCGAAAATCCGCAAACCTGGCCGGAGTGTTCTCTTCTGCTTCCACACGTCCTTTCAGTAGCAGGTCATGCCGAAGACCTGAACCCGACGCAGATGGAACTCGGTCGGCTGTTAAACCAGGCGGGAACCTATTTACGAGAGAGGGCTGAACCCAAAGAAGCCCTGAGGATTACCAAGCGGGCACTCATAGTACACGAGAATACCTGCGGAACAGACCATCCCGAGGTTGCACGGACTGTCAACAACCTCGGGAGTATCCTGTACGACCTCGGCGACAGGCAGGGCGCGAAAAAGCACTTCGAGCAGGCACTCATAGTACACGAGAATACCTACGGAACAGACCATCCGGAGGTTGCACAGGTTGTCAACAACCTCGGGGGTGTCCTGTACGACCTCGGCGATCTGCAGGGTGCGAAAGAGCACTTCGAGCGGGCGCTCAAAATATACGAGAAGGTCTACGGAACAGAACATCCCGAGGTTGCACGGGTTGTCAACAACCTCGGGGGTGTCCTACGAGACCTCGGCGACAGGCAGGGCGCGAAAGAGCACTTTGAGCGGGCGCTCAGTATCGACGAGAAGGTCTACGGAACAGAACACCCAGGGTTTGCACGTGTTGTCAACAACCTCGGGACTGTCCTGTATGACCTCGGCGACCGACAGGGCGCGAAAGAGCGCTTCGAGCGGACGCTCAAAATATACGAGAATACCTACGGAACAGAACATCCAGAGGCTGCAAAGATCCTCAACAACCTCGGGGGTGTCCTACGAGACCTCGGCGACCGGCAGGGCGCGAAAGAGCACTACGAGCGGGCGCTCAGTATCGACGAGAAGGTCTACGGAACAGAACATCCCGAGGTTGCACGGGCTGTCAACAACCTCGGGACTGTCCTGAAGGCACTCGGCGACCAGCAGGGCGCAAAAGAGCACTTCGAGCGGGCGCTCAAAATATACGAGAAGGTCTACGGAACCGAACATCCAAAGGTTGCACAAGCTGTCAACAACCTAGGGAGCGTCCTGTATGACCTCGGCGACCTGCAGGGCGCGAAAGGGCACTTTGAGCGGGCGCTCCAAATCTACGAGAAGGTCTACGGAAAAAAACATCCGACTGTGAAGAAAATCAGAAAAAATCTACGACAGGTAAAAATAGAGCTTAATTCATGCAAGGCCAGGTCGCACCGCATCAAACGCCACACTACTTGGTGA
- a CDS encoding restriction endonuclease yields MPKFCPECGTPLQQMNAKFCPECGTGLIPKTSAPTVPTITPTAPPAADDWSEPIDWSEEEYAEEGLQPSVKAYDLGTKLEEIVDSIYQAEGYKTERRVRMPGQGGYTNEIDVVARRGKEQVAIECKNFKAAVGIKEFRDFSKKLDDLGRGWRGVFVAFNDFTLDAQNFAESRNIEILGHEDIMEKWFAVSAGRVSRKGDRLILKSALSVKSDYLMVTTLPLLNKHLIEVSSARLTFHPYVKVPYAFKAKVYDPTKRLHTFSDDGTVVIDLLDGKVLNGQARKGGSLLNSLSSSKQSADNTQTLRTFDEVLNSSPSPEYTITIGSDYQITELKPEITKRAVERAAIEYISARNTEDMAYTTAKADTIFDTKHRTFVPRRGDIKLFKSEMVFVPKWAIHFNAFGTIYTKEVFAHSGTVLENTIEYCPLHFKLGAFNVKKETTAVCEVCGKAYCSEHISQCPTCGKWVCKDHASVCSSCGKTFCEEHASKICRGCHLPLCSDCEVECPICHKPYGANHTLICDTCGAAVCPGCITTSGLLRKTRVCKNCS; encoded by the coding sequence ATGCCGAAGTTCTGTCCTGAATGCGGGACGCCATTACAACAAATGAACGCCAAATTTTGCCCCGAGTGCGGCACCGGACTAATACCCAAAACATCAGCGCCCACCGTTCCCACCATAACCCCTACCGCTCCTCCTGCAGCCGATGACTGGTCAGAGCCTATCGACTGGTCGGAAGAAGAGTATGCAGAAGAGGGATTGCAACCCTCCGTGAAAGCCTACGACCTTGGAACGAAGCTCGAAGAGATCGTCGATTCGATTTACCAGGCGGAGGGCTACAAGACCGAACGAAGGGTTAGAATGCCCGGGCAGGGGGGCTATACAAACGAGATCGATGTCGTCGCCAGGAGAGGAAAGGAGCAGGTCGCCATCGAATGTAAGAATTTTAAAGCCGCAGTCGGCATCAAAGAGTTCCGGGACTTCTCCAAGAAACTTGACGACCTCGGCCGGGGCTGGCGGGGTGTCTTCGTCGCCTTCAACGACTTCACGCTCGACGCTCAGAACTTCGCAGAGAGCAGGAACATCGAGATCCTCGGCCACGAAGACATCATGGAGAAGTGGTTCGCCGTCTCCGCTGGAAGGGTCAGCCGGAAAGGGGATCGCCTGATATTAAAATCCGCTCTGTCCGTCAAGTCCGATTACCTCATGGTAACGACGCTGCCGCTCCTGAACAAACATCTGATTGAGGTCAGTAGCGCCCGGCTCACCTTCCACCCCTATGTCAAAGTGCCGTACGCCTTCAAAGCCAAGGTCTATGATCCGACCAAGAGACTCCACACGTTTTCCGACGACGGCACCGTCGTAATCGACCTGCTCGACGGCAAGGTGCTCAACGGGCAGGCCCGCAAGGGAGGCTCGCTCTTAAACTCACTGAGTTCCTCGAAGCAGAGCGCCGATAATACTCAGACGCTCAGGACCTTCGATGAGGTGCTGAACTCCTCACCCTCGCCCGAATATACCATAACAATAGGTTCAGACTATCAGATCACCGAACTGAAACCCGAAATTACCAAGCGGGCTGTAGAGAGGGCGGCCATCGAGTATATCTCGGCGAGGAATACCGAGGATATGGCGTACACCACTGCAAAAGCGGATACCATTTTTGACACTAAACACCGGACGTTCGTTCCGCGAAGGGGTGATATAAAACTCTTCAAGAGCGAGATGGTCTTCGTTCCCAAATGGGCGATCCACTTCAACGCGTTCGGGACGATTTACACAAAAGAGGTGTTCGCTCACTCCGGCACAGTCCTTGAGAACACCATCGAGTATTGCCCGCTACACTTCAAACTCGGTGCCTTCAACGTCAAGAAAGAAACCACTGCTGTCTGTGAGGTCTGCGGCAAGGCCTATTGCAGTGAGCACATCTCACAGTGTCCTACCTGCGGGAAATGGGTCTGTAAGGATCACGCTTCGGTCTGCAGTTCGTGTGGCAAGACATTCTGCGAAGAGCACGCGAGTAAGATCTGTCGGGGGTGCCACCTGCCACTCTGCTCCGATTGTGAGGTTGAATGCCCGATCTGTCACAAACCGTACGGCGCGAATCATACCCTGATCTGCGATACGTGCGGGGCGGCGGTCTGTCCGGGATGTATCACGACATCCGGGTTATTGCGGAAGACGAGAGTTTGTAAGAATTGTTCATAG
- a CDS encoding FKBP-type peptidyl-prolyl cis-trans isomerase: MAPVTDGDTLLLHFTSTRPDGEVFEDTRPGEPVRVTLGAKQINPLFEEALIGREPGETVAVVLPPEKAYGKFRRKLVVTIKRKKLKLDREPVPGEFITVEVLGKPCRVTVLEVDEKSITVDGNHPLAGETITYAITVEAILPRPG, encoded by the coding sequence ATGGCACCCGTGACAGACGGCGATACCCTGCTCCTGCACTTCACCAGCACCCGCCCCGACGGCGAGGTCTTCGAGGATACCCGGCCGGGCGAGCCGGTCCGGGTAACCCTCGGAGCGAAGCAGATCAATCCCCTCTTTGAGGAGGCGCTGATCGGCAGAGAGCCGGGCGAGACGGTGGCCGTGGTGCTGCCCCCGGAGAAGGCCTACGGGAAGTTTCGGCGAAAACTCGTGGTCACGATAAAACGCAAAAAGCTCAAACTCGACCGCGAACCGGTTCCCGGCGAGTTCATCACGGTCGAGGTGCTGGGAAAACCCTGCCGGGTAACCGTCCTTGAGGTGGACGAGAAAAGCATCACCGTCGACGGCAACCACCCCCTTGCGGGAGAGACGATCACCTACGCGATCACGGTTGAGGCGATCCTCCCCCGTCCCGGGTAG
- the fxsT gene encoding FxSxx-COOH system tetratricopeptide repeat protein gives MGAIIEASLAEVIVSNLTGLAISSLFYIIDGVAKDTHNLNLREKVSTHKEELQSAIATRIFPIVHDLEESGNRDRIEALLKSEDVSELVQRILTRKIHRSDNSLPSIQEDFNAVCSRYFGDTESPDVAEKLWQATLDGCEEFLKAAMEDEELKVLASILTIQHEEILTAVSDTSRKIDELPRRTAEELARRGFGKYREPQYPIWGVKHHRNPNFTGRKGHLENLQKALGDSRNAVQIQTIRGFGGVGKTQLAVEHAYRYKNEYKIIWWLRAEDPATIADDYARLAERLYLQPKEPENIQSVIEAVQEFLACCARWLLIFDNAPDPDATRRFLPVTTAGHILITSKHRHWSYATEIKVVPFKRNESIDFIQDRTGQNDKMAAGKLADELGNLPLALEQAGAYIAETGMPIRTYLREYKKKRLKQLEKRGASGYGATVATTWEISFQKIRNQPEIGLVAGGLLNLCAFFAPDEIPLNLIIQGAERLPPDLSQACQDISLLYDSIGEIRKYSLIENHEDLLSIHRLVQEVIRSRLDRDAQQQWAEAAVRILNAAFPNDANDPRKWPECSSLLPHVLPVAGHAEELNTAQKDLGQLLNNAGSYLWARAEFDESQKYLERALNISEKVYGHDQPEVAHIINNLGGALLELGDLQGAKEHIERALEIAELHGTEHSMIAIYLNNLGRIFRDLGDLQGAKEHFERALNINETVYGQDHSMITTNLDNLGSVLRDLGDLQGAKKHFERALRIDEKTYGDDYHTIARDINSLGRIFQGLGDLQGAKEHYERALKIVEKTYGTEHPTVATYLNNLGLVRQELGDLQGAKEHFERALNVNVKVYRTEHPDVALTINNLGRVLRELGDLQGAKEHYERALKIVEKTYGTEHPDGATVLSNLGSVLRDLGKLQDAKVHHEWALEIVEKTYGTEHPNVATVLSNLGSALQELGDLQGAKEHYERALNVNVKVYGTEHPDVARNLNNLGRVLRDLGKLQDAKEHYERALRINEKTYGRDHPSVAASLNNTGSILQELGDLQGARERIKQALRIDEKTYGYDHPSVAANLNNLGRVLRELGDLQGAKERYERALKIVEKAYGTEHPMVATYLNNLGRVQQELGDLQGARERIERALRINEKAYGTEHPNVAPIIDNLGSVLQDLGELQDAKEHYERALRINEKAYGTEHPDVALNLNCLGSVLQELGDLQGAKEHYERALEIGEKVYRTEHPRVANCLNNLGRVLCELGDLQGAKEHYERALKIFEKAYGTEHLGVATVLSNLSGVLQELGNLQGAKEHYERALRINEKVYGTEYPDVARNLNNLGSVLRDLGKLQDAKEHYEQALRIDERVYGSEHPAVATDLTNLGRVLRELGDLQGAKERIDRALKIVEKTCGTEHPMVAFYLNNLGRVQQELGNLQGARESLERALEIGEIYGTEYPMFATCVSNLGGVLCDLGEMQEAKEYYERAVKINERIYGTEHPDVALNLNNLGHVLQELGKLQGAKEHIELALEISENVYGTEHPRVAIYLNNLGRVQKELGELQSAKEHFEQALKINEKAYGAEHPTVKVIRNNLQSVNTELNSQ, from the coding sequence GTGGGCGCAATCATTGAAGCCAGTCTTGCAGAAGTTATTGTAAGCAATCTTACCGGGCTTGCCATAAGCAGTCTTTTTTACATCATCGATGGGGTTGCAAAAGATACCCACAATCTCAACCTACGGGAAAAGGTAAGCACCCATAAAGAGGAACTGCAGTCTGCGATTGCAACACGAATATTTCCCATCGTTCATGATCTGGAAGAATCGGGAAACCGGGATCGTATCGAAGCGCTTCTGAAGTCTGAGGACGTGTCCGAACTTGTTCAAAGGATTTTAACAAGGAAAATTCACCGAAGCGACAACAGCTTACCATCAATTCAGGAGGACTTCAACGCGGTGTGTTCACGGTACTTTGGTGATACCGAATCTCCCGATGTGGCTGAAAAACTCTGGCAGGCAACACTCGACGGCTGCGAGGAGTTCCTCAAGGCTGCTATGGAGGATGAAGAGCTGAAGGTGCTTGCTTCAATACTTACCATCCAGCATGAGGAAATTCTCACCGCCGTTAGCGATACTTCTCGGAAAATCGACGAACTCCCCCGGAGAACTGCAGAGGAACTCGCAAGGCGCGGATTCGGAAAATACCGTGAACCTCAGTACCCTATTTGGGGCGTAAAGCATCACCGCAACCCGAATTTCACAGGACGCAAGGGACACCTGGAGAATCTCCAGAAGGCCCTAGGGGACAGCCGCAACGCCGTCCAGATACAAACAATACGTGGCTTTGGCGGGGTTGGCAAGACTCAGCTCGCCGTTGAGCATGCGTATAGGTATAAGAACGAGTACAAGATCATTTGGTGGCTGAGAGCCGAAGACCCTGCAACAATCGCAGATGACTATGCTCGACTTGCCGAACGTCTCTATCTGCAGCCAAAAGAACCTGAAAATATTCAGTCGGTGATAGAAGCAGTTCAGGAGTTTCTTGCCTGCTGTGCCAGATGGCTCCTCATCTTTGACAACGCACCGGATCCAGATGCTACCCGCCGGTTCCTGCCGGTAACCACAGCAGGGCACATCCTCATTACATCCAAGCATCGGCATTGGTCATACGCAACAGAGATCAAAGTAGTTCCGTTCAAACGTAATGAATCGATTGATTTCATCCAAGATAGGACAGGGCAGAACGACAAAATGGCTGCAGGCAAGCTTGCCGACGAACTAGGGAATCTGCCGCTCGCACTTGAACAGGCGGGAGCTTACATCGCGGAAACCGGGATGCCGATACGGACATATCTGAGAGAATATAAGAAAAAGAGACTAAAACAGCTGGAAAAGAGAGGGGCCTCAGGTTATGGAGCCACTGTAGCGACGACCTGGGAAATATCCTTCCAGAAGATCCGGAACCAGCCTGAGATTGGACTGGTCGCCGGCGGTCTTCTGAACCTCTGTGCATTCTTTGCCCCGGACGAGATCCCCCTCAATCTTATCATTCAAGGCGCCGAACGTCTGCCTCCAGATCTGTCTCAGGCGTGCCAAGATATTTCACTCCTGTATGACTCCATTGGAGAAATCAGGAAATATTCTCTCATCGAAAATCACGAAGATCTTCTTTCCATCCACCGGCTGGTGCAGGAAGTCATCAGGAGCCGCTTGGATAGAGATGCACAACAGCAGTGGGCTGAAGCAGCAGTTCGGATCTTGAATGCTGCTTTTCCCAATGATGCCAACGATCCGCGAAAATGGCCAGAATGTTCCTCTCTGCTTCCGCATGTTCTTCCCGTAGCAGGTCATGCTGAAGAGTTGAACACCGCTCAGAAGGATCTTGGTCAGTTATTGAACAATGCGGGATCCTACTTATGGGCAAGAGCCGAATTCGATGAATCGCAAAAGTATCTCGAACGGGCGCTTAACATCAGCGAGAAAGTCTACGGGCATGACCAACCGGAGGTTGCCCATATCATCAACAACCTCGGGGGTGCCCTACTGGAGCTCGGCGACCTGCAGGGAGCAAAGGAACACATCGAGCGGGCGCTTGAAATCGCCGAGCTCCACGGAACAGAGCATTCAATGATTGCAATATATCTCAATAATCTTGGACGTATCTTTCGGGATCTCGGCGACCTGCAGGGCGCGAAGGAGCACTTCGAGCGGGCGCTTAACATCAATGAGACAGTCTATGGACAAGACCATTCGATGATTACCACTAACCTTGACAATCTTGGGAGTGTCCTGCGGGATCTCGGCGACCTGCAGGGAGCGAAGAAGCACTTCGAGCGGGCGCTCAGAATCGATGAGAAAACCTACGGGGATGACTATCACACAATAGCACGAGACATCAACAGCCTTGGACGTATCTTTCAGGGTCTCGGCGACCTGCAGGGAGCGAAGGAGCACTACGAGCGGGCGCTCAAAATTGTCGAAAAGACCTACGGAACAGAACACCCAACGGTTGCAACCTACCTCAATAACCTCGGACTTGTCCGCCAGGAACTCGGCGACCTGCAGGGAGCGAAGGAGCACTTCGAACGGGCGCTTAACGTCAATGTGAAGGTCTACAGAACAGAACATCCGGACGTTGCCCTTACCATCAACAACCTCGGGCGCGTCCTGCGCGAACTCGGCGACCTCCAAGGGGCGAAGGAGCACTACGAGCGGGCGCTCAAAATTGTCGAAAAGACCTACGGAACAGAACATCCAGATGGTGCCACCGTCCTTAGCAACCTCGGAAGTGTCCTGCGGGATCTCGGCAAACTGCAGGATGCGAAGGTGCACCACGAGTGGGCGCTCGAAATTGTCGAAAAGACCTACGGAACAGAACATCCAAATGTTGCCACCGTCCTTAGCAACCTCGGAAGTGCCCTGCAGGAACTTGGCGACCTCCAAGGGGCGAAGGAGCACTACGAGCGGGCGCTTAACGTCAATGTGAAGGTCTACGGAACAGAACATCCAGATGTTGCACGAAATCTTAATAACCTCGGACGTGTCCTGCGGGATCTCGGCAAACTGCAGGATGCGAAGGAACACTACGAGCGGGCGCTCAGAATCAATGAGAAAACCTACGGGCGCGACCATCCGAGTGTTGCAGCCAGCCTCAACAACACCGGGAGCATCCTGCAGGAACTCGGCGATCTGCAGGGAGCGAGGGAGCGCATCAAGCAGGCGCTCAGAATTGATGAGAAAACCTACGGGTATGACCATCCGAGTGTTGCAGCCAATCTCAACAACCTTGGGCGCGTCCTGCGCGAACTCGGCGACCTCCAAGGGGCGAAGGAGCGCTACGAGCGGGCGCTCAAAATTGTCGAAAAGGCCTACGGAACGGAACACCCAATGGTTGCAACCTACCTCAATAACCTCGGACGTGTCCAGCAGGAACTCGGCGACCTGCAGGGAGCGAGGGAACGCATCGAGCGGGCGCTCAGAATCAACGAAAAAGCCTACGGAACAGAACATCCAAATGTTGCTCCCATCATCGACAACCTCGGGAGCGTCCTGCAGGATCTCGGCGAACTGCAGGATGCGAAGGAACACTACGAGCGGGCGCTCAGAATCAACGAAAAAGCCTACGGAACAGAACATCCAGATGTTGCACTAAATCTCAACTGTCTCGGGAGTGTCCTGCAGGAACTCGGCGACCTGCAGGGCGCGAAGGAGCACTACGAGCGGGCACTTGAAATCGGTGAGAAGGTCTACAGAACAGAACACCCAAGGGTTGCAAACTGCCTCAATAACCTCGGGCGCGTCCTATGCGAGCTCGGCGACCTCCAAGGGGCGAAAGAGCACTACGAGCGGGCGCTCAAAATTTTCGAAAAGGCCTACGGAACAGAACATCTAGGTGTTGCCACTGTCCTTAGCAACCTCAGTGGTGTCCTGCAGGAACTCGGCAACCTGCAGGGCGCGAAGGAGCACTACGAGCGGGCGCTCAGAATCAACGAAAAGGTCTACGGAACAGAATATCCGGATGTTGCACGAAATCTTAACAACCTCGGAAGTGTCCTGCGGGATCTCGGCAAACTGCAGGATGCGAAGGAGCACTATGAGCAGGCGCTCAGAATCGACGAGAGGGTTTATGGATCAGAACATCCAGCGGTCGCCACCGACCTCACCAACCTTGGGCGCGTCCTGCGCGAACTCGGCGATCTGCAGGGAGCAAAGGAGCGCATCGACCGGGCGCTCAAAATTGTCGAAAAGACCTGCGGAACAGAACACCCAATGGTTGCATTCTACCTCAATAACCTCGGACGTGTCCAGCAGGAACTCGGCAATCTGCAGGGAGCGAGGGAAAGCCTCGAGCGGGCGCTTGAAATCGGCGAGATCTACGGAACAGAATATCCAATGTTTGCAACCTGTGTTAGCAACCTCGGGGGTGTCCTGTGTGATCTTGGTGAAATGCAGGAGGCGAAGGAGTACTACGAACGGGCAGTTAAAATCAACGAAAGGATCTACGGAACAGAACATCCAGATGTTGCACTAAATCTCAACAACCTCGGACATGTCCTGCAGGAACTCGGAAAACTGCAGGGAGCAAAGGAGCACATCGAGCTGGCGCTTGAAATCAGCGAGAATGTCTACGGAACAGAACACCCAAGGGTTGCAATCTACCTCAATAACCTCGGACGTGTTCAGAAGGAACTCGGCGAACTGCAGAGCGCGAAGGAGCACTTCGAACAAGCGCTCAAAATCAACGAGAAGGCCTATGGAGCAGAACATCCAACTGTGAAGGTTATCAGAAATAATCTACAATCTGTAAACACAGAGCTTAATTCGCAATAA
- a CDS encoding winged helix-turn-helix domain-containing protein, translated as MKMLDAVYTLLKDEGKPLHYTVIAEEIVRRGLYQTQGHTLSTAVSSDISENMTLLSEKGENSRFCRVKTGVYGLSEWYK; from the coding sequence ATGAAAATGCTTGATGCAGTGTACACTCTGCTTAAGGACGAAGGAAAGCCTCTTCACTATACTGTTATAGCTGAAGAAATTGTTCGACGAGGACTCTATCAGACGCAAGGCCATACGCTGTCAACGGCGGTGAGTTCGGATATCTCCGAAAATATGACGCTTCTTTCAGAAAAGGGCGAGAACTCTCGATTCTGCCGTGTGAAAACTGGTGTTTACGGGTTGAGTGAGTGGTATAAGTAA
- a CDS encoding RipA family octameric membrane protein has product MVKPLELTDSEMEMLYSQLVSIRNVEIDQFWRRFIILIGIQGVVFPIFIGSFSDIIGTKHDFVIFLAIVLGFLLSVIITLMVRSNAFWKRFWENKLIEFEETNNFKFRIFEKGHPPKKYVAENKSISSGYLSATDLAFALSVLFTLFWLVLLVYYSIKSNCFNDLAPINTTITSIASSNT; this is encoded by the coding sequence ATGGTCAAGCCTCTAGAACTAACCGATTCCGAAATGGAAATGCTTTATTCCCAATTAGTCTCGATAAGGAATGTTGAAATTGACCAGTTCTGGAGACGCTTTATCATACTGATTGGGATTCAAGGAGTGGTTTTTCCGATATTTATCGGCAGTTTTAGCGACATAATTGGCACAAAGCACGATTTTGTCATCTTTTTAGCGATCGTTCTGGGGTTCTTATTGTCGGTGATTATTACTTTGATGGTGAGGTCGAATGCTTTCTGGAAACGCTTTTGGGAAAATAAATTGATAGAATTTGAGGAAACGAATAACTTTAAATTCAGAATCTTTGAAAAAGGACACCCTCCAAAGAAGTACGTCGCCGAAAATAAGAGTATTTCCTCGGGTTATCTCTCGGCCACTGATCTTGCATTTGCGCTTTCCGTCCTTTTTACTCTGTTTTGGCTGGTTTTGCTAGTATATTATAGTATTAAATCGAACTGTTTCAATGACTTGGCTCCGATAAATACCACAATCACATCGATCGCGAGTTCCAATACCTGA